The Primulina eburnea isolate SZY01 chromosome 13, ASM2296580v1, whole genome shotgun sequence genome includes a region encoding these proteins:
- the LOC140810550 gene encoding probable pectate lyase 20 isoform X3, with translation MAVYLSIASVLSFLILVLFVNVVPARGRTIQNSTERRKLGFFSCGRGNPIDDCWRCRGNWMRNRRRLADCAIGFGHNAIGGRNGRYYVVSDPSDHDPVNPRPGTLRHAVIQDHPLWIVFKRDMVITLKQELIMNSFKTIDGRGANVHIAHGACITIQFVTNIIIHGLHIHDCKPTGNAMVRSSPSHYGWRTMADGDGISIFGGSHVWIDHNSLSSCSDGLIDAIMGSTAITISNNYFTHHNEVMLLGHSDSYARDRIMQVTIAYNHFGEGLIQRMPRCRHGYFHVVNNDYTSWEMYAIGGSANPTINSQGNRFHAPSNPFAKEVTKRVNSRNRGWRQWNWRSEGDLMINGAYFVPSGGTAANYARASSLAAKSSSIVAIITSEAGAFPCRNSFHC, from the exons ATGGCGGTTTATCTGAGCATTGCCTCCGTTCTTTCATTTCTGATCCTTGTGCTGTTTGTCAACGTTGTTCCCGCGAGAGGAAG GACAATCCAGAACAGCACGGAGAGGAGGAAGTTGGGATTCTTTTCCTGCGGAAGAGGAAACCCAATAGATGACTGCTGGCGCTGCCGAGGCAACTGGATGCGCAACCGCCGGCGTCTTGCAGATTGTGCGATTGGCTTTGGACACAATGCCATTGGTGGCAGAAATGGCAGGTACTATGTAGTCTCTGACCCCAGCGACCATGATCCCGTGAACCCTCGTCCAGGCACCCTACGCCATGCTGTGATTCAAGACCATCCCCTCTGGATAGTCTTCAAAAGAGACATGGTCATCACTCTAAAACAAGAGCTGATCATGAACAGCTTCAAGACAATCGATGGCCGTGGAGCCAACGTGCATATTGCTCATGGAGCTTGCATCACTATACAGTTTGTAACTAATATCATCATTCATGGGCTACACATTCATGATTGTAAGCCAACAGGTAATGCGATGGTGCGAAGCTCGCCTTCGCATTATGGATGGAGAACCATGGCTGATGGAGACGGGATATCTATTTTTGGGGGAAGCCACGTTTGGATCGATCACAATTCCCTTTCGAGTTGTTCCGATGGACTAATTGACGCTATTATGGGATCAACAGCTATCACCATATCTAACAATTACTTTACTCATCACAATGag GTTATGTTATTGGGACACAGTGACTCATATGCCAGAGACAGGATAATGCAGGTGACAATTGCCTACAATCATTTTGGAGAGGGCCTAATACAGAGGATGCCGAG GTGCAGGCATGGGTATTTTCACGTGGTAAACAATGACTACACTTCTTGGGAGATGTATGCTATTGGCGGGAGTGCGAATCCGACCATTAACAGCCAAGGCAACAGATTTCATGCCCCATCCAACCCTTTTGCTAAAGAG GTAACAAAGAGAGTAAACTCAAGGAACAGAGGATGGAGGCAATGGAACTGGAGATCAGAGGGTGATCTTATGATAAACGGTGCCTATTTCGTTCCATCTGGCGGCACTGCAGCCAACTACGCTAGAGCCTCGAGTCTGGCAGCAAAATCTTCTTCCATCGTGGCCATCATCACCTCTGAGGCCGGTGCATTTCCATGCCGTAACAGTTTCCACTGCTGA
- the LOC140810550 gene encoding probable pectate lyase 20 isoform X2 yields MAVYLSIASVLSFLILVLFVNVVPARGRTEESSQIKNLWNSTMKDKTIQNSTERRKLGFFSCGRGNPIDDCWRCRGNWMRNRRRLADCAIGFGHNAIGGRNGRYYVVSDPSDHDPVNPRPGTLRHAVIQDHPLWIVFKRDMVITLKQELIMNSFKTIDGRGANVHIAHGACITIQFVTNIIIHGLHIHDCKPTGNAMVRSSPSHYGWRTMADGDGISIFGGSHVWIDHNSLSSCSDGLIDAIMGSTAITISNNYFTHHNEVMLLGHSDSYARDRIMQVTIAYNHFGEGLIQRMPRCRHGYFHVVNNDYTSWEMYAIGGSANPTINSQGNRFHAPSNPFAKEVTKRVNSRNRGWRQWNWRSEGDLMINGAYFVPSGGTAANYARASSLAAKSSSIVAIITSEAGAFPCRNSFHC; encoded by the exons ATGGCGGTTTATCTGAGCATTGCCTCCGTTCTTTCATTTCTGATCCTTGTGCTGTTTGTCAACGTTGTTCCCGCGAGAGGAAG AACTGAAGAAAGTAGCCAGATTAAAAACTTGTGGAATTCAACGATGAAGGATAA GACAATCCAGAACAGCACGGAGAGGAGGAAGTTGGGATTCTTTTCCTGCGGAAGAGGAAACCCAATAGATGACTGCTGGCGCTGCCGAGGCAACTGGATGCGCAACCGCCGGCGTCTTGCAGATTGTGCGATTGGCTTTGGACACAATGCCATTGGTGGCAGAAATGGCAGGTACTATGTAGTCTCTGACCCCAGCGACCATGATCCCGTGAACCCTCGTCCAGGCACCCTACGCCATGCTGTGATTCAAGACCATCCCCTCTGGATAGTCTTCAAAAGAGACATGGTCATCACTCTAAAACAAGAGCTGATCATGAACAGCTTCAAGACAATCGATGGCCGTGGAGCCAACGTGCATATTGCTCATGGAGCTTGCATCACTATACAGTTTGTAACTAATATCATCATTCATGGGCTACACATTCATGATTGTAAGCCAACAGGTAATGCGATGGTGCGAAGCTCGCCTTCGCATTATGGATGGAGAACCATGGCTGATGGAGACGGGATATCTATTTTTGGGGGAAGCCACGTTTGGATCGATCACAATTCCCTTTCGAGTTGTTCCGATGGACTAATTGACGCTATTATGGGATCAACAGCTATCACCATATCTAACAATTACTTTACTCATCACAATGag GTTATGTTATTGGGACACAGTGACTCATATGCCAGAGACAGGATAATGCAGGTGACAATTGCCTACAATCATTTTGGAGAGGGCCTAATACAGAGGATGCCGAG GTGCAGGCATGGGTATTTTCACGTGGTAAACAATGACTACACTTCTTGGGAGATGTATGCTATTGGCGGGAGTGCGAATCCGACCATTAACAGCCAAGGCAACAGATTTCATGCCCCATCCAACCCTTTTGCTAAAGAG GTAACAAAGAGAGTAAACTCAAGGAACAGAGGATGGAGGCAATGGAACTGGAGATCAGAGGGTGATCTTATGATAAACGGTGCCTATTTCGTTCCATCTGGCGGCACTGCAGCCAACTACGCTAGAGCCTCGAGTCTGGCAGCAAAATCTTCTTCCATCGTGGCCATCATCACCTCTGAGGCCGGTGCATTTCCATGCCGTAACAGTTTCCACTGCTGA
- the LOC140810550 gene encoding probable pectate lyase 8 isoform X1: MAVYLSIASVLSFLILVLFVNVVPARGRTEESSQIKNLWNSTMKDKSKIEHEHAVDDPEAVAAMVDMTIQNSTERRKLGFFSCGRGNPIDDCWRCRGNWMRNRRRLADCAIGFGHNAIGGRNGRYYVVSDPSDHDPVNPRPGTLRHAVIQDHPLWIVFKRDMVITLKQELIMNSFKTIDGRGANVHIAHGACITIQFVTNIIIHGLHIHDCKPTGNAMVRSSPSHYGWRTMADGDGISIFGGSHVWIDHNSLSSCSDGLIDAIMGSTAITISNNYFTHHNEVMLLGHSDSYARDRIMQVTIAYNHFGEGLIQRMPRCRHGYFHVVNNDYTSWEMYAIGGSANPTINSQGNRFHAPSNPFAKEVTKRVNSRNRGWRQWNWRSEGDLMINGAYFVPSGGTAANYARASSLAAKSSSIVAIITSEAGAFPCRNSFHC; this comes from the exons ATGGCGGTTTATCTGAGCATTGCCTCCGTTCTTTCATTTCTGATCCTTGTGCTGTTTGTCAACGTTGTTCCCGCGAGAGGAAG AACTGAAGAAAGTAGCCAGATTAAAAACTTGTGGAATTCAACGATGAAGGATAA GTCAAAAATCGAGCACGAACACGCAGTTGATGATCCGGAAGCTGTCGCTGCCATGGTAGATAT GACAATCCAGAACAGCACGGAGAGGAGGAAGTTGGGATTCTTTTCCTGCGGAAGAGGAAACCCAATAGATGACTGCTGGCGCTGCCGAGGCAACTGGATGCGCAACCGCCGGCGTCTTGCAGATTGTGCGATTGGCTTTGGACACAATGCCATTGGTGGCAGAAATGGCAGGTACTATGTAGTCTCTGACCCCAGCGACCATGATCCCGTGAACCCTCGTCCAGGCACCCTACGCCATGCTGTGATTCAAGACCATCCCCTCTGGATAGTCTTCAAAAGAGACATGGTCATCACTCTAAAACAAGAGCTGATCATGAACAGCTTCAAGACAATCGATGGCCGTGGAGCCAACGTGCATATTGCTCATGGAGCTTGCATCACTATACAGTTTGTAACTAATATCATCATTCATGGGCTACACATTCATGATTGTAAGCCAACAGGTAATGCGATGGTGCGAAGCTCGCCTTCGCATTATGGATGGAGAACCATGGCTGATGGAGACGGGATATCTATTTTTGGGGGAAGCCACGTTTGGATCGATCACAATTCCCTTTCGAGTTGTTCCGATGGACTAATTGACGCTATTATGGGATCAACAGCTATCACCATATCTAACAATTACTTTACTCATCACAATGag GTTATGTTATTGGGACACAGTGACTCATATGCCAGAGACAGGATAATGCAGGTGACAATTGCCTACAATCATTTTGGAGAGGGCCTAATACAGAGGATGCCGAG GTGCAGGCATGGGTATTTTCACGTGGTAAACAATGACTACACTTCTTGGGAGATGTATGCTATTGGCGGGAGTGCGAATCCGACCATTAACAGCCAAGGCAACAGATTTCATGCCCCATCCAACCCTTTTGCTAAAGAG GTAACAAAGAGAGTAAACTCAAGGAACAGAGGATGGAGGCAATGGAACTGGAGATCAGAGGGTGATCTTATGATAAACGGTGCCTATTTCGTTCCATCTGGCGGCACTGCAGCCAACTACGCTAGAGCCTCGAGTCTGGCAGCAAAATCTTCTTCCATCGTGGCCATCATCACCTCTGAGGCCGGTGCATTTCCATGCCGTAACAGTTTCCACTGCTGA
- the LOC140810644 gene encoding uncharacterized protein: MDRYHKVEKPKPESPVNENEIRITSQGLVRNYITYATTLLQERRVKEIVLKAMGQAISKTVAIAEIIKRRIPRIHQDTAISSVSITDTFEPIEEGLQIVEQTRHVSMISITLSLKELNKNSPGYQAPSHVDQSRQWNSYQPQQQPPRQQAHIVYNMSNRDTYERGRGRGRGRGRGWNRGGYTNYQDNDGYSNWGRGGGRGGWGYQGGGYGRGRGGVGGRGYGRGRGRMDGGRGRMDGRPRGGGNQA, translated from the exons ATGGATCGGTACCACAAGGTGGAGAAGCCGAAGCCTGAATCTCCTGTTAACGAGAATGAGATCCGAATCACTTCCCAGGGTTTGGTTCGTAACTATATCACCTATGCCACAACCCTTCTTCAG GAGAGGCGGGTGAAAGAGATCGTCTTGAAAGCAATGGGTCAAGCTATTAGCAAGACAGTAGCTATTGCGGAGATCATTAAG AGAAGGATTCCTCGAATACACCAGGACACCGCCATTAGTTCAGTGAGCATAACTGACACTTTCGAACCCATTGAAGAGGGCCTTCAGAT TGTGGAGCAGACCCGCCATGTCTCCATGATTTCAATCACCCTATCTTTGAAGGAGCTTAACAAGAATTCTCCTGG TTATCAAGCTCCAtctcatgtggatcaatctAGACAGTGGAACAGTTATCAGCCACAGCAACAACCTCCAAGACAACAAGCGCACATAGTGTACAACATGAGTAACAGAG ATACTTATGAACGAGGAAGAGGTCGTGGTAGGGGGAGGGGCCGTGGTTGGAACAGAGGTGGATACACCAACTACCAAG ATAATGACGGATATTCTAACTGGGGTCGAGGTGGTGGACGTGGTGGTTGGGGTTATCAAG GTGGTGGATATGGAAGAGGAAGAGGTGGAGTTGGTGGACGAGGCTATGGCCGGGGCCGTGGAAGAATGGATGGGGGCCGTGGCAGAATGGATGGCCGCCCAAGGGGTGGTGGCAACCAAGCATAG